One genomic region from Ruegeria sp. TM1040 encodes:
- the mobA gene encoding molybdenum cofactor guanylyltransferase MobA: MIQPLGVILAGGLATRMGGGDKGLLSLGGQSLMARVIDRLSPQVRQMALNVNGDGARFDDFGLPVIPDSIDGFAGPLAGVLAGLDWAAEQGADTIVTVAADTPFFPTDLVEQLVAAADGQDTPLVLATTPKSGDEILKSGGKGRVNRHPTFGLWPVALRDDLRAALQDGLRKVVLWTDRHDGREALFDAEPFDPFFNVNTPEDLARAEALL; the protein is encoded by the coding sequence ATGATCCAACCCCTCGGAGTGATCCTTGCCGGTGGTCTCGCCACCCGGATGGGGGGTGGTGACAAGGGGCTTTTGTCCCTTGGCGGTCAGAGCTTGATGGCGCGAGTCATCGACCGGTTGTCACCGCAAGTGCGTCAGATGGCGCTCAACGTCAATGGTGACGGGGCGCGGTTTGACGATTTTGGGCTGCCGGTTATTCCGGACAGTATCGACGGCTTTGCCGGGCCGCTTGCCGGTGTCCTTGCGGGGCTCGATTGGGCGGCAGAGCAAGGCGCAGATACCATTGTCACGGTGGCGGCTGACACGCCGTTTTTCCCGACTGATCTGGTGGAGCAACTGGTTGCAGCCGCAGACGGACAGGACACTCCGCTGGTTCTGGCCACCACCCCCAAGAGTGGCGATGAAATCCTCAAATCGGGGGGCAAGGGGCGCGTGAACCGGCATCCGACCTTCGGGCTTTGGCCCGTGGCCCTGCGCGACGATCTGCGCGCGGCCCTGCAGGATGGGCTGCGCAAGGTGGTCTTGTGGACCGATCGGCACGACGGGCGCGAGGCGCTCTTTGACGCGGAGCCGTTTGATCCGTTTTTCAACGTCAATACACCCGAAGACCTGGCGCGAGCGGAGGCATTGCTGTGA
- the mobB gene encoding molybdopterin-guanine dinucleotide biosynthesis protein B: MKIYGVTGWKNNGKTGLMERLVAEFTARGLTVSTLKHAHHSTDVDQPATDSYRHRAAGASEVVLASPNRVAIMQELRGADEPSLTALLARMRPVDLILVEGYKREPHPKIEAHRAEAGTALIAPDDPTIRAIASDTPLDLDRPVFDLDATPEIADFIAKELGL; the protein is encoded by the coding sequence ATGAAAATATACGGTGTCACCGGCTGGAAGAACAACGGCAAGACAGGTCTGATGGAGCGGCTGGTCGCCGAGTTCACCGCGCGGGGTCTCACGGTGTCGACCCTGAAGCACGCCCATCACAGCACGGATGTGGACCAGCCAGCGACCGACAGTTACCGTCACCGCGCGGCTGGTGCGTCCGAAGTGGTTCTGGCCTCTCCGAACCGGGTGGCCATCATGCAGGAGTTGCGCGGCGCTGATGAGCCCTCCCTGACTGCACTTCTGGCCAGAATGCGCCCGGTCGATCTGATCCTGGTAGAAGGCTACAAGCGCGAACCCCACCCCAAGATCGAAGCCCACCGCGCCGAGGCGGGGACTGCGCTGATTGCGCCCGACGACCCAACCATCCGCGCTATTGCCTCTGATACGCCGCTCGATCTGGACCGTCCGGTTTTTGATCTCGACGCCACACCTGAGATTGCTGATTTCATCGCAAAGGAGCTGGGGCTCTGA
- a CDS encoding formate dehydrogenase accessory sulfurtransferase FdhD, producing the protein MSKLNVSTEYRIAPDPGNPHLTRKVTGMDHLGHETEISVVEERPLTIYLNRQEIVTAMTIGDYPEYLALGFLKNQGMLSADDVVTRVDYDEEVETVVVRTEVETSHEEKLQKKTRTSGCAVGTVFGDMMAGLEGVNLPQTPVKTSWLYKLAHEINRTPSLYLEAGAIHGTVLCQEDRPLVYMEDVGRHNAVDKIAGWMLSEGAAASDKILYTTGRLTSEMVIKTAMMGIPVLASRSGFTAWGVEIARQVGLTLIGRMRGQRFVCLAGEERLVRDVDPAAMPEEDRKHRRKSAD; encoded by the coding sequence GTGTCAAAGCTTAACGTGTCAACTGAATACCGGATTGCGCCGGACCCCGGCAACCCGCATCTCACGCGCAAAGTCACGGGGATGGATCACCTCGGTCACGAAACCGAGATCTCGGTGGTAGAGGAGCGCCCTCTGACGATCTATCTGAACCGCCAGGAGATCGTCACTGCGATGACCATCGGCGATTATCCGGAGTATCTGGCGCTGGGATTCCTCAAGAATCAGGGCATGCTGAGCGCTGACGACGTGGTCACTCGGGTTGACTATGACGAAGAGGTCGAGACCGTGGTGGTGCGCACCGAAGTGGAGACCTCGCATGAAGAAAAGCTCCAGAAAAAGACCCGAACGTCCGGCTGCGCGGTCGGCACCGTGTTTGGGGATATGATGGCGGGTCTTGAGGGGGTGAACCTGCCTCAAACCCCGGTGAAGACATCCTGGCTCTATAAGCTCGCGCATGAGATCAACCGCACGCCCTCGCTCTATCTGGAGGCAGGTGCGATCCATGGCACCGTGCTCTGTCAGGAGGACCGCCCGCTGGTCTATATGGAAGACGTGGGGCGTCACAATGCGGTGGACAAGATTGCAGGCTGGATGCTGTCCGAAGGGGCGGCGGCCTCGGACAAGATCCTTTATACCACCGGGCGGCTGACCTCAGAGATGGTGATCAAGACCGCGATGATGGGCATCCCGGTGCTGGCCTCGCGCTCGGGCTTCACGGCATGGGGCGTGGAAATCGCGCGGCAGGTGGGGCTGACTCTGATCGGCCGCATGCGCGGGCAGCGGTTTGTCTGTCTGGCCGGCGAAGAGCGACTGGTTCGCGATGTGGACCCTGCGGCGATGCCAGAGGAAGACAGGAAGCACCGCCGCAAGAGCGCGGATTGA